In Rahnella variigena, one DNA window encodes the following:
- the mdtD gene encoding multidrug transporter subunit MdtD, which translates to MKSENTDTLPPSAPLPPSVRWQLWIVAFGFFMQALDTTIVNTALPSMARSLGENPLHMHSVVVAYVLTVAVMLPASGWLADKVGVKWVFFSAIVLFTLGSLLCAQSESLRELVMSRIVQGIGGAMMVPVGRLTVLKIVPRSEYMAAMTMVTLPGQVGPLLGPALGGFLVQYASWHWIFLINLPVGLAGCIATLMIMPNYKMQTRRFDISGFVMLAVCMATLTLALEGSRSMGLSVLEIFLLVVVGGGALGVYWMHARGNLSALFSLRLFHTPTFKIGLIGSLLGRIGSGMLPFMTPVFLQLGMGFTPFHAGLMMIPMVLGSMGMKRVVVRLVNQLGYRNALVSATLLLALITLIFPLVAIYGAVWMIPIVLFFQGMVNSLRFSSMNTLTLKDLPSRLASSGNSLLSMIMQLSMSLGVSVAGLLIGVFAHQQAITPDSATMHTAFLYCYMSMALVIALPAWVFSKVPPDTQKNAIIDRRRAAAGSPDPMRKS; encoded by the coding sequence ATGAAATCTGAAAACACTGACACCTTACCGCCTTCTGCTCCCCTGCCGCCTTCGGTGCGCTGGCAGCTGTGGATTGTCGCCTTCGGCTTTTTTATGCAGGCCCTCGACACCACGATTGTGAATACTGCACTGCCTTCGATGGCACGCAGTCTGGGTGAAAACCCGCTGCACATGCATTCGGTGGTAGTGGCTTATGTGCTGACGGTCGCCGTGATGCTGCCTGCCAGTGGCTGGCTGGCGGATAAAGTCGGTGTGAAATGGGTATTCTTTTCGGCCATTGTGCTGTTTACGCTTGGCTCGCTGTTATGCGCGCAATCGGAAAGCCTGCGTGAACTTGTGATGTCGCGCATCGTTCAGGGGATCGGCGGTGCGATGATGGTGCCGGTCGGGCGGCTGACGGTACTGAAAATCGTCCCGCGCAGCGAATACATGGCAGCGATGACAATGGTGACGTTACCCGGTCAGGTCGGTCCGCTTCTGGGCCCGGCGCTGGGCGGTTTTCTGGTGCAATACGCCAGCTGGCACTGGATCTTCCTGATTAATCTGCCAGTCGGTCTGGCCGGTTGTATCGCCACCTTAATGATTATGCCCAATTACAAAATGCAGACCCGCCGCTTTGATATCAGCGGGTTTGTGATGCTGGCCGTGTGTATGGCGACGCTGACGTTGGCGCTGGAAGGCAGCCGCAGTATGGGGCTGAGCGTGCTGGAAATTTTTCTGCTGGTGGTGGTCGGTGGCGGCGCGCTGGGGGTTTACTGGATGCATGCGCGCGGCAATCTTTCTGCGCTGTTTTCACTGCGTTTGTTCCATACCCCAACCTTCAAAATCGGCCTGATTGGTAGTTTGCTCGGTCGTATCGGCAGCGGCATGTTGCCGTTTATGACACCGGTGTTTCTGCAACTCGGTATGGGCTTTACGCCTTTCCACGCCGGACTGATGATGATCCCCATGGTGCTCGGCAGTATGGGGATGAAGCGCGTGGTCGTCCGGCTGGTCAATCAACTGGGTTACCGGAATGCGCTGGTCAGCGCGACGTTGCTGCTGGCGCTGATCACGCTGATTTTCCCTCTGGTGGCGATTTACGGCGCGGTCTGGATGATCCCGATTGTATTGTTCTTCCAGGGCATGGTGAACTCCCTGCGCTTCTCGTCGATGAACACGCTGACGCTGAAAGATCTGCCGTCGCGCCTTGCCAGCAGCGGCAACAGCTTGCTGTCGATGATCATGCAGTTGTCGATGAGTCTGGGCGTCAGTGTCGCCGGTTTGCTGATTGGAGTGTTCGCCCATCAGCAGGCGATTACACCGGACAGCGCCACCATGCACACCGCGTTCCTGTATTGTTATATGTCGATGGCGCTGGTGATCGCCCTGCCAGCCTGGGTATTTTCCAAAGTGCCACCTGATACGCAGAAAAATGCCATTATCGACCGTCGTCGCGCTGCGGCCGGCTCCCCTGATCCGATGAGAAAATCATGA
- the baeS gene encoding two-component system sensor histidine kinase BaeS, with protein sequence MKPGITAKLFMAIFCTCALVLITMNWGVRMSFERGFIDYIRQSNEQRVELLADTLQEQYKQHGSWEFLETNDRLIYQIMRSFEQNSSPRMPPQGWRTKFWILDSHDHRIGGYDLPVPPDLQGPRRVMTVNGVVIGSVISTPAERLTRDADINFERQQSRTSWMIVAFTALLAAAVTWMLSRGMLAPVKRLVNGTHQLAAGNFSTRVEVDSEDELGKLAQDFNQLAMTLEKNEQMRRAFMADISHELRTPLAVLRGELEAMQDGVRKMTVGSLESLQSEVSILTKLVDDLHQLSLSDAGALAYRKVDTDVVHLVQLAEAGSRDRFHAKQLTLTSHLPESAEVFGDPQRLSQLFNNLLENSLRYTDPNGGLEIRGEIRDKSLYLMFQDSAPGISDEQLGRIFERFYRTEGSRNRASGGSGLGLAICQNIVEAHGGQISASHSPAGGVRITIVLPLSVTSGPRN encoded by the coding sequence ATGAAACCTGGTATTACCGCCAAGTTGTTTATGGCCATTTTTTGTACCTGCGCACTGGTGCTGATCACCATGAACTGGGGCGTTCGGATGAGCTTTGAACGGGGCTTTATCGACTATATTCGTCAGAGCAACGAACAGCGCGTCGAACTGCTGGCTGACACCCTGCAGGAGCAGTACAAACAACACGGCAGCTGGGAGTTTCTGGAAACCAATGACCGGTTGATCTATCAGATCATGCGCTCGTTTGAACAAAACAGCAGCCCGAGAATGCCGCCGCAGGGATGGCGCACGAAGTTCTGGATCCTCGACAGTCACGATCATCGGATCGGCGGTTACGATCTGCCTGTTCCACCGGATTTACAAGGTCCGCGCCGCGTGATGACCGTCAATGGTGTGGTCATCGGCTCGGTGATTTCGACGCCTGCCGAACGCCTGACCCGCGATGCTGATATTAATTTCGAACGCCAGCAAAGCCGCACCAGCTGGATGATTGTCGCCTTTACCGCGCTGCTGGCCGCCGCCGTCACCTGGATGTTGTCCCGCGGAATGCTCGCGCCGGTAAAGCGGCTGGTGAACGGTACGCATCAGCTGGCTGCGGGTAATTTCAGCACTCGGGTTGAAGTCGACAGTGAAGATGAACTCGGGAAACTGGCGCAGGATTTTAACCAGCTGGCGATGACGCTGGAGAAAAATGAGCAGATGCGCCGGGCGTTTATGGCGGATATTTCCCATGAGTTGCGCACGCCGCTGGCCGTTCTGCGTGGTGAGCTGGAAGCCATGCAGGATGGCGTGCGTAAAATGACGGTTGGGTCGCTGGAATCACTGCAATCTGAAGTGTCGATTCTGACCAAACTGGTGGACGATTTGCATCAGCTTTCGCTTTCCGATGCCGGTGCACTGGCATACCGCAAGGTGGACACCGACGTCGTACATCTGGTGCAGCTGGCGGAAGCCGGTTCGCGTGACCGTTTCCATGCCAAGCAACTCACCCTGACCAGCCACCTGCCGGAAAGCGCTGAAGTGTTTGGCGATCCCCAGCGTCTTTCGCAGCTGTTCAACAATCTGCTGGAAAACAGTCTGCGCTATACTGACCCGAATGGCGGTCTGGAGATCCGGGGCGAAATACGGGATAAATCACTTTACCTGATGTTCCAGGACAGCGCGCCGGGCATCAGCGATGAACAGCTTGGCCGTATTTTTGAACGGTTTTATCGTACCGAAGGCTCGCGCAACCGCGCCAGTGGCGGTTCGGGGTTAGGTCTGGCCATTTGCCAGAATATTGTCGAAGCGCACGGCGGGCAGATCAGCGCCAGCCACTCTCCGGCGGGTGGCGTTCGTATTACGATCGTCCTGCCGCTCTCTGTTACATCAGGCCCGAGAAACTGA
- the baeR gene encoding two-component system response regulator BaeR yields the protein MNNSVLSGPAPLKILIVEDEPKLAQLLIDYLEAAGYATQWLADGHDVISQVKHQPPALILLDLMLPGSSGLSICRDIRQFSDVPIMMVTAKTEEIDRLLGLEIGADDYICKPYSPREVVARVKVILRRCVRQEDNVPRDNGLHIDEARFQATFQGHELELTPAEFRLLKTLSVKPGYVFTREVLLNNLYDDYRVVTDRTIDSHIKNLRRKLESLDGEKAFIRAVYGVGYRWEAEPCHLA from the coding sequence ATGAACAACTCTGTATTGTCCGGCCCGGCGCCGTTAAAAATTCTGATTGTAGAAGACGAGCCTAAACTTGCTCAGCTGTTAATCGACTATCTCGAAGCCGCAGGCTATGCCACCCAATGGCTGGCGGACGGACATGACGTCATCTCGCAGGTGAAGCACCAGCCGCCGGCACTGATTTTGTTAGATCTGATGCTGCCAGGCAGCAGCGGATTATCCATTTGCCGAGACATTCGCCAGTTTTCCGATGTACCGATTATGATGGTGACGGCAAAAACGGAAGAGATTGATCGCCTGCTCGGGCTGGAAATCGGTGCTGATGATTACATCTGCAAACCTTACAGCCCGCGTGAAGTTGTGGCCCGCGTGAAGGTTATTTTGCGCCGCTGCGTGCGTCAGGAAGACAATGTGCCGAGAGATAACGGTCTGCACATTGATGAAGCGCGCTTTCAGGCCACATTCCAGGGGCATGAACTTGAACTGACACCGGCAGAATTCCGCCTGCTGAAAACGCTGTCCGTCAAACCGGGTTACGTGTTTACCCGCGAAGTGCTGCTCAATAATCTTTATGACGACTACCGCGTCGTCACTGACCGTACCATCGACAGTCATATCAAGAACCTGCGCCGTAAACTCGAATCTCTGGACGGAGAAAAGGCGTTTATCCGCGCCGTCTATGGCGTGGGCTATCGCTGGGAAGCGGAACCCTGTCATTTGGCATAA
- a CDS encoding YegP family protein, whose translation MATGHYDLKKAKNGQFHFNLKAGNGEIILTSEMYASKASAENGISSVQTNSPEEAQYEIKPSKDGQFYFVLKAKNHQVIGISEMYTTESASKKGVQSVVKNGASTDIRDLTQ comes from the coding sequence ATGGCTACTGGTCACTATGATCTGAAAAAAGCGAAGAATGGACAGTTTCACTTTAACCTGAAGGCCGGGAACGGAGAGATTATTCTCACCAGTGAAATGTATGCCAGTAAAGCGTCAGCAGAAAACGGGATTTCATCGGTTCAGACCAACTCCCCTGAGGAAGCGCAGTACGAAATCAAGCCTTCGAAAGACGGCCAGTTTTACTTTGTGCTGAAAGCGAAAAACCATCAGGTGATTGGTATCAGCGAAATGTACACCACGGAAAGTGCATCGAAAAAAGGTGTTCAGTCGGTGGTGAAAAACGGCGCAAGCACTGATATCCGCGATTTGACGCAGTAG
- the yegQ gene encoding prephenate-dependent tRNA uridine(34) hydroxylase TrhP, protein MFTRDSFVPELLSPAGSLKNMRYAFAYGADAVYAGQPRYSLRVRNNEFNHQNLEIGINEAHALGKKFYVVVNIAPHNAKLKTFIRDLQPVIDMGPDALIMSDPGLIMMVREAFPQMDIHLSVQANAVNWATVKFWKQMGLTRVILSRELSLEEIAEIRAQVPDMEIEIFVHGALCMAYSGRCLLSGYINKRDPNQGTCTNACRWEYKVQEGKEDAIGNIVHQYEPIPVQQVEAAEPTLGIGQPTDKVFMLEEALRPGEYMSAFEDEHGTYIMNSKDLRAIQHVETLTKMGVHSLKIEGRTKSFYYCARTAQVYRRAIDDAVAGKPFDPTLLSTLEGLAHRGYTEGFLRRHTHDAQQNYEYGFSVSDRQQFVGEFTGNRMDGWAEIDVKNKFCVGDSVEMMTPQGNVQFKLEALRNKKGQPTDVAPGNGHMVYVALPEDVNLEFAILLRNLEDTDTRNPHSK, encoded by the coding sequence ATGTTTACCCGCGATTCTTTTGTTCCGGAACTGCTTTCCCCTGCCGGCTCCCTGAAAAATATGCGTTACGCCTTCGCTTACGGTGCAGATGCGGTTTATGCCGGTCAGCCACGTTACAGCCTGCGCGTTCGTAATAACGAATTTAACCACCAGAATCTGGAAATCGGCATCAATGAAGCCCATGCTCTGGGGAAAAAATTCTATGTGGTGGTGAATATTGCCCCGCATAACGCCAAGCTGAAAACCTTCATCCGTGATCTGCAACCGGTGATCGACATGGGGCCCGATGCCCTGATCATGTCGGATCCGGGTCTTATCATGATGGTGCGTGAAGCCTTCCCGCAGATGGACATTCATCTTTCGGTGCAGGCTAACGCCGTGAACTGGGCGACGGTGAAATTCTGGAAACAAATGGGGCTGACGCGTGTGATTTTATCGCGCGAGCTTTCGCTGGAAGAAATCGCCGAGATCCGCGCACAGGTGCCGGATATGGAAATCGAAATCTTCGTTCACGGTGCGCTGTGCATGGCGTATTCCGGCCGCTGCCTGCTTTCCGGCTACATCAACAAGCGTGACCCGAATCAGGGAACCTGCACCAACGCCTGTCGCTGGGAATATAAAGTTCAGGAAGGCAAAGAAGACGCCATCGGTAATATCGTGCATCAGTACGAGCCGATCCCGGTTCAGCAGGTGGAAGCCGCCGAGCCCACATTAGGCATCGGTCAGCCGACAGATAAAGTCTTTATGCTCGAAGAAGCCCTGCGCCCTGGCGAATACATGAGCGCGTTTGAAGACGAACACGGCACGTATATTATGAATTCTAAGGATCTGCGCGCCATTCAGCATGTGGAAACTCTGACAAAAATGGGCGTGCATTCGCTTAAAATCGAGGGACGTACAAAATCCTTCTATTATTGCGCGCGCACGGCACAGGTTTATCGCCGGGCCATTGACGATGCCGTCGCCGGTAAGCCTTTTGATCCGACGCTGCTTTCCACGCTGGAAGGTCTGGCGCATCGCGGATACACCGAAGGTTTCCTGCGTCGCCATACTCACGATGCGCAGCAGAACTACGAATATGGTTTCTCTGTCAGCGACCGCCAGCAGTTTGTCGGCGAATTCACCGGTAATCGTATGGATGGCTGGGCAGAAATCGATGTGAAGAATAAATTCTGCGTCGGTGACAGTGTGGAAATGATGACGCCGCAGGGCAACGTCCAGTTCAAACTGGAAGCCCTGCGCAATAAGAAAGGCCAGCCAACCGACGTGGCGCCGGGGAACGGGCATATGGTGTATGTCGCACTGCCGGAAGACGTCAATCTGGAGTTCGCCATTTTACTGCGTAATCTGGAAGACACGGACACCCGTAATCCGCATTCGAAATAA
- the yegS gene encoding lipid kinase YegS, which produces MTTAMLILNGKGAGNEELRIAIGALRKEGEDLNVRVTWEYGDAARYVDEAIELGCETVIAGGGDGTINEVAGALAQYDGQRRPVLGIVPLGTANDFATACNIPLEPEQALQLAVKGRAVDIDLAKVNDQHFFINMATGGFGTRITTETPEKLKAALGGVSYFIHGLLRLDTLKADRCEIRGPDFRWEGDALVIGIGNGRQAGGGQQICPDALINDGLLQLRLLTSEELLPSFLRSLLNNEENKNIVSASLPWLEITAPHDMTFNLDGEPLTGKQFKIEVLSSAIQCRLPPHCELLG; this is translated from the coding sequence ATGACCACAGCAATGCTGATTTTAAATGGAAAAGGCGCAGGCAACGAAGAGCTGCGGATAGCCATCGGCGCGCTACGCAAAGAGGGCGAAGATCTCAATGTGCGTGTCACCTGGGAGTACGGAGACGCCGCGCGATATGTGGACGAAGCCATTGAACTGGGCTGCGAAACCGTGATTGCCGGTGGCGGCGACGGCACCATTAATGAAGTGGCGGGTGCACTGGCACAATACGATGGACAACGACGCCCTGTGCTCGGCATCGTGCCGCTGGGCACCGCAAATGATTTCGCCACGGCCTGCAATATTCCCCTCGAGCCAGAGCAGGCGTTACAGCTGGCGGTCAAAGGCCGCGCGGTCGATATTGATCTGGCCAAAGTGAATGACCAGCATTTCTTTATCAACATGGCGACCGGGGGATTCGGCACGCGCATCACAACCGAAACGCCAGAAAAACTCAAAGCAGCGCTTGGCGGCGTGTCCTATTTCATCCACGGTCTCTTACGTCTGGATACGCTGAAAGCTGACCGCTGTGAAATCAGAGGCCCGGATTTTCGCTGGGAAGGCGATGCGCTGGTAATCGGTATTGGTAATGGCCGCCAGGCAGGTGGCGGGCAACAAATATGCCCGGATGCGCTGATTAACGATGGTCTGCTGCAATTACGTCTGCTGACTTCAGAGGAGCTGCTGCCGTCATTCCTGCGCAGCTTGCTCAATAATGAAGAGAACAAAAATATTGTGTCCGCCAGTCTGCCCTGGCTCGAAATCACCGCACCGCACGATATGACGTTCAATCTCGACGGCGAACCGCTCACTGGTAAACAGTTCAAAATTGAAGTTCTTTCCTCTGCAATCCAGTGTCGTTTGCCCCCTCACTGCGAACTTTTAGGCTAA